Proteins encoded within one genomic window of Brassica rapa cultivar Chiifu-401-42 chromosome A09, CAAS_Brap_v3.01, whole genome shotgun sequence:
- the LOC117128463 gene encoding uncharacterized protein LOC117128463 isoform X2, with protein MLYCFQISGMELELPNRLYGEGLEPQVKKINNSCRLKLLELLKEKMEPEFDEVMKDPIFSQIMVIQKNDLKFSARLVHSFLCKELMTSKRHEKWFTFARRPLRFGLQEYHAVTGLKVKRENNSGLVTWKDDNGFWSKQIKTNGKINLQIIKKKHLEESNTWTWVDRVRLIYLCVIMGVVMGKDEKVNIPHLYMKLAMDLEKLRNYPWGLYSFDFLLKQIDKTRHKLEQKEGYLMEGFLFGFQIWIMEAVPALGEICGTKVSKDFTGPLCGNWRGCAKCSYEDIIGVENLFPENGILHSFMESHIDGVVLLATDFVQKDEKKDERVDRILDMINSKHDWNNHVWGVKEGTNSEFEESGEEKGEDQTADTERGENSHVAGNVDGTADVSGRNKRKHADRGAESRKKNVLCHLAASSKGNIDTDMKNFLEDLVQASFTAFGEKFCQQFSDRLGKIETEVTQLRTASERTEQFETVVTDRLGKIEAEVTQLRTSLVVTELVGKSDQASGPSLTKINSGPSTSKKGTAPTKKKAVKNQELKTADSCVNLPRAKVTQSSASDLRMGTQEFLESCMKNLPLDTFVKGLNPSQAKVEDSLDWLELPKSLKKPTDSLELQKSLKKPAVRLDDRDIELDGENFPDRCLVFVHPTDFKKMQDWQDTRTAIQIGPSMLDGDLAGRIMSASSWLKNYEIDAIMYVFRERTTLKRWNVDRVAFMTCVFSDLIAKDYQNFCKGIKKYTMDPLLLQYGKGELPSHGRTQMLWNVDVDRMYVPVWVNCNHWIALCISFVTRNIQVFDCGELYQVDQKIVRVFVCFAY; from the exons atgttgtattgttttcaaatttcaggTATGGAGTTGGAGTTGCCTAATCGTTTATACGGTGAGGGATTGGAACCTCAGGTTAAGAAGATTAATAACAGCTGCCGACTAAAACTTCTCGAGTtgctaaaagaaaaaatggaacCAGAATTCGATGAAGTTATGAAAGATCCCATTTTTTCACAGATTATGGTTATCCAGAAGAATGATCTGAAGTTTTCGGCGAGGTTGGTACACTCTTTTTTGTGTAAGGAGTTGATGACAAGCAAGAGACATGAGAAGTGGTTCACTTTCGCTAGGAGACCTCTGCGTTTTGGATTGCAAGAGTATCATGCTGTCACTGGTCTGAAAGTGAAGCGAGAGAATAACAGTGGGCTAGTGACATGGAAAGACGATAATGGTTTTTGGAGCAAGCAGATAAAGAcaaatggaaaaataaatttgcaGATCATAAAAAAGAAGCATTTGGAAGAGAGCAATACCTGGACTTGGGTTGATAGGGTGAGACTGATATATCTTTGCGTTATTATGGGTGTGGTGATGGGAAAGGATGAGAAGGTGAATATCCCGCATCTGTACATGAAGTTGGCGatggatttggagaagcttcggAATTATCCATGGGGTCTGTATTCGTTTGATTTCCTTCTGAAGCAAATTGATAAAACAAGGCATAAATTAGAGCAGAAAGAGGGGTATCTGATGGAAGGATTCTTGTTTGGTTTCCAAATTTGGATAATGGAAGCTGTTCCTGCTTTAGGAGAGATTTGTGGCACAAAAGTCAGTAAAGATTTTACAGGTCCACTGTGTGGTAATTGGAGAGGATGTGCAAAATGTTCTTATGAAGATATCATTGGCGTTGAGAACTTATTCCCAGAAAAC GGAATTTTGCATTCATTCATGGAATCCCACATAGATGGAGTGGTCCTTTTGGCAACTGATTTTGTACAGAAGGATGAGAAGAAAGATGAAAGAGTAGATCGTATTTTAGATATGATCAATAGTAAACATGATTGGAACAATCATGTTTGGGGAGTAAAAGAAGGTACGAACTCTGAATTTGAGGAATCTGGCGAAGAGAAAGGAGAGGATCAAACAGCTGATACTGAGAGAGGTGAAAATAGTCATGTTGCAGGGAATGTTGATGGCACAGCTGATGTTTCGGGAAGAAACAAGAGAAAGCATGCAGACCGAGGAGCAGAGTCAAGGAAAAAGAATGTTTTGTGCCACCTAGCTGCTTCATCAAAAGGAAATATTGACACAGATATGAAAAATTTCTTGGAGGATCTGGTACAAGCTTCTTTTACTGCTTTTGGGGAGAAATTCTGTCAGCAGTTCTCGGACAGGTTGGGTAAGATTGAGACTGAGGTTACACAACTCAGGACAGCTTCAGAGAGAACTGAGCAATTTGAGACCGTTGTAACCGACAGATTGGGGAAAATTGAGGCTGAGGTTACACAGCTCAGGACAAGTTTAGTGGTGACTGAATTGGTGGGAAAGAGTGATCAAGCAAGCGGTCCTAGCTTGACCAAAATCAACAGTGGTCCTAGCACCAGCAAAAAAGGAACTGCTCCAACAAAGAAAAAG GCTGTAAAAAACCAAGAGTTAAAGACTGCTGATTCGTGTGTCAATTTACCTCGTGCAAAAGTTACTCAATCATCAGCTAGTGATCTTCGTATGGGTACACAAGAGTTTTTGGAAAGTTGCATGAAGAACCTTCCATTAGACACATTTGTGAAAGGTTTGAATCCTTCTCAAGCTAAAGTCGAAGATTCATTGGATTGGTTGGAACTTCCTAAATCATTGAAGAAGCCAACAGATTCATTGGAACTTCAAAAATCATTGAAGAAGCCAGCGGTCCGATTAGATGACCGAGATATAGAGCTAGACGGCGAAAATTTCCCTGATCGCTGCTTGGTGTTTGTGCATCCTACAGATTTTAAGAAGATGCAGGACTGGCAAGATACACGAAC AGCTATACAGATTGGTCCTTCTATGTTAGACGGTGATCTAGCCGGACGTATTATGTCTGCCAGCAGTTGGCTTAAAAACTAC GAAATTGATGCTATAATGTATGTTTTCCGGGAAAGAACAACATTGAAACGATGGAACGTAGATCGTGTTGCTTTCATGACATGCGTCTTCAGCGACCTCATTGCTAAGGATTACCAGAATTTCTGTAAGGGAATTAAAAAATACACTATGGATCCATTACTACTGCAATACGGTAAAGGTGAACTGCCTTCCCATGGAAGAACACAAATGTTGTGGAATGTCGATGTGGATCGGATGTACGTTCCTGTCTGGGTCAATTGCAACCATTGGATTGCTTTATGCATCAGTTTTGTGACTAGGAATATCCAGGTGTTTGACTGCgggg AACTATACCAGGTCGATCAAAAGATTGTccgtgtttttgtttgttttgcatATTGA
- the LOC103842665 gene encoding uncharacterized protein LOC103842665: MAEDFARAVDDGLKLAKRIYFGHDRAVAAPRLTAPMERSSTSQAHLPSAPMVYAVIPDPGIVDNPDLPSYQPHVHGRCDPPALIPLQMNAIELHVDCYLDTALVTATGSWRVHCVMGSKKCDCRIAIPIGDQGSILGVEVEIPRKSYTTQLITAQDGTELEKTAQPQSGGFLKPNIFTLTVPQVDGGTNLSIKMTWSQKLTYNEGQFFLDIPFNFPEYVTPAVKKISKREKIYLSVNAGTGTEVLCKGCSHPLKEKMRNAGKLRFAYEADVLKWSNTDFSFSYTVSSSNIVGGLFLQSASVQDVDQRDIFSFYLFPGKQQSTKSAKREVVFIVDISKSMAGKPLEDVKNAISTALSKLNPEDSFNIITFSDDTSLFSTSMEAVTSDAVERGIEWMNKSFVVADGTNMLPPLEKAVEMLSNTRGSVPMIFFLTDGSVEDERHICNVMKKRLANAGSVWPRIHTFGLGVFCNHYFLQMLANISRGQHESVYNTDHIEERLDKLFIRALSTVLLNITIEPLQNLDEVEVYPSNIPDLTSSSPLMVYGRYRGKFPESVKANGLLGDLSSFSVDLTVQSAKDMPLDKVFAKNVIDLLTAEAWFSEDNQPKEKITRLSIQTGVPSEYTRMIQLENTEEASKPINTGGKKKTETNGEKQKVISRTIPLQNFGIGFGDTTATKENVPPGFGEARAPDAAEKFVKAASSCCVSLCNKCCCMCCVQCCTKLNDQCVIVFTQLFTAIACIACFECCSHVCCGGDD; encoded by the exons ATGGCGGAGGATTTCGCAAGAGCGGTGGACGACGGGCTTAAACTAGCCAAACGGATATACTTCGGACACGACCGAGCAGTCGCCGCGCCGAGGCTAACGGCGCCGATGGAGAGATCGTCCACGTCGCAGGCTCACCTTCCTTCTGCGCCGATGGTTTACGCCGTTATACCCGACCCGGGAATCGTGGATAACCCGGACCTACCTAGCTACCAGCCTCACGTGCACGGCAGGTGCGACCCACCTGCTCTGATCCCTCTCCAGATGAACGCGATCGAGCTCCACGTGGATTGCTATCTCGACACGGCTCTCGTCACCGCCACCGGATCGTGGCGTGTCCACTGCGTCATGGGAAGCAAAAAATGTGATTGCCGTATCGCTATTCCTATAGGAGACCAG GGTTCAATTCTAGGTGTTGAGGTTGAGATTCCTAGAAAATCTTACACAACGCAACTGATCACAGCACAAGATGGTACGGAACTGGAGAAAACGGCACAACCTCAAAGTGGTGGCTTCTTGAAACCAAACATATTCACTCTTACAGTACCACAG GTTGATGGAGGCACCAACCTCTCTATCAAGATGACTTGGTCCCAGAAGCTAACGTATAACGAAGGCCAGTTTTTTCTGGACATTCCATTCAACTTCCCTGAGTATGTGACGCCTGCGGTTAAGAAAATCTCCAAGAGAGAAAAGATTTACTTGAGTGTTAACGCCGGTACTGGAACAGAAGTTCTCTGCAAAGGATGCAGTCATCCACTTAAG GAAAAAATGAGGAACGCAGGGAAGTTAAGGTTTGCATATGAAGCAGATGTTTTGAAGTGGTCGAACACAGATTTTAGCTTCTCTTACACG GTCTCTTCAAGTAATATAGTTGGTGGACTGTTCCTTCAATCTGCGTCTGTTCAAGATGTTGATCAGAGAGATATCTTCTCTTTCTATCTTTTCCCAGGAAAGCAGcaaagtactaag TCAGCTAAGCGGGAGGTAGTGTTTATTGTTGATATAAGCAAAAGCATGGCTGGGAAACCTCTAGAGGATGTAAAGAACGCGATATCTACAGCTCTATCTAAGCTCAATCCTGAAGATTCCTTCAATATCATCACTTTCAGTGATGATACTTCTCTGTTTTCGACATCGATGGAGGCGGTTACTTCAGATGCTGTTGAAAGAGGTATCGAGTGGATGAACAAGAGCTTTGTTGTCGCAGATGGTACCAACATGCTCCCTCCCCTAGAGAAG GCTGTGGAAATGCTTTCGAATACTCGCGGCTCCGTTCCTATGATCTTCTTCCTAACAGATGGTTCTGTTGAAGATGAGAGACACATTTGTAATGTAATGAAGAAACGTCTTGCTAATGCTGGTTCAGTGTGGCCACGGATACACACTTTTGGGTTAG GTGTGTTCTGTAATCACTACTTCCTTCAAATGCTTGCTAATATATCCAGGGGACAGCATGAATCAGTTTATAATACAG aTCACATTGAGGAACGGTTAGACAAGTTGTTTATAAGGGCCTTATCCACTGTTCTTTTGAATATAACAATTGAGCCTCTGCAGAATCTTGATGAAGTTGAG GTGTACCCTTCAAACATTCCTGATCTGACTTCGTCAAGTCCATTGATGGTGTATGGGAGATACCGAGGAAAGTTTCCTGAGAGTGTGAAAGCAAATGGTCTGCTTGGAGATTTGAGCAGCTTTTCTGTAGACTTGACTGTACAAAGTGCAAAAGACATGCCTCTTGATAAA GTGTTTGCTAAAAATGTGATTGACTTGCTTACTGCTGAGGCTTGGTTCTCTGAAGACAACCAGCCAAAAGAAAAG ATTACTAGACTAAGCATCCAAACTGGTGTACCATCTGAGTACACTCGAATGATCCAATTGGAGAACACAGAAGAAGCATCTAAACCCATCAACACTGGTGGAAAgaaaaag ACTGAAACCAACGGAGAGAAACAGAAGGTGATATCAAGAACCATCCCACTACAAAACTTTGGGATAGGCTTTGGTGATACAACAGCTACCAAAGAGAATGTTCCACCAGGATTTGGAGAAGCGAGAGCACCTGATGCTGCTGAGAAGTTCGTCAAGGCTGCCTCCAGCTGCTGCGTCTCCTTGTGCAACAAATGTTGCTGCATGTGCTGTGTCCAGTGCTGCACTAAGCTCAATGACCAATGTGTCATTGTCTTCACGCAGCTCTTCACAGCGATTGCTTGCATTGCCTGCTTTGAATGTTGCTCACATGTATGCTGTGGTGGAGACGActag
- the LOC117128463 gene encoding uncharacterized protein LOC117128463 isoform X1, protein MLYCFQISGMELELPNRLYGEGLEPQVKKINNSCRLKLLELLKEKMEPEFDEVMKDPIFSQIMVIQKNDLKFSARLVHSFLCKELMTSKRHEKWFTFARRPLRFGLQEYHAVTGLKVKRENNSGLVTWKDDNGFWSKQIKTNGKINLQIIKKKHLEESNTWTWVDRVRLIYLCVIMGVVMGKDEKVNIPHLYMKLAMDLEKLRNYPWGLYSFDFLLKQIDKTRHKLEQKEGYLMEGFLFGFQIWIMEAVPALGEICGTKVSKDFTGPLCGNWRGCAKCSYEDIIGVENLFPENGILHSFMESHIDGVVLLATDFVQKDEKKDERVDRILDMINSKHDWNNHVWGVKEGTNSEFEESGEEKGEDQTADTERGENSHVAGNVDGTADVSGRNKRKHADRGAESRKKNVLCHLAASSKGNIDTDMKNFLEDLVQASFTAFGEKFCQQFSDRLGKIETEVTQLRTASERTEQFETVVTDRLGKIEAEVTQLRTSLVVTELVGKSDQASGPSLTKINSGPSTSKKGTAPTKKKAVKNQELKTADSCVNLPRAKVTQSSASDLRMGTQEFLESCMKNLPLDTFVKGLNPSQAKVEDSLDWLELPKSLKKPTDSLELQKSLKKPAVRLDDRDIELDGENFPDRCLVFVHPTDFKKMQDWQDTRTAIQIGPSMLDGDLAGRIMSASSWLKNYEIDAIMYVFRERTTLKRWNVDRVAFMTCVFSDLIAKDYQNFCKGIKKYTMDPLLLQYGKGELPSHGRTQMLWNVDVDRMYVPVWVNCNHWIALCISFVTRNIQVFDCGGKKKIKEVEAFAQLIPRIVKAVQSLTIQKHLHITPYNVSYVPMSGLNRLQCHCGVYTIKHIECHVLGLDIFMVNDENIWGARIKIMWDLWEAANDLELIERMSKYEPIKCSKPAEYVEIDDL, encoded by the exons atgttgtattgttttcaaatttcaggTATGGAGTTGGAGTTGCCTAATCGTTTATACGGTGAGGGATTGGAACCTCAGGTTAAGAAGATTAATAACAGCTGCCGACTAAAACTTCTCGAGTtgctaaaagaaaaaatggaacCAGAATTCGATGAAGTTATGAAAGATCCCATTTTTTCACAGATTATGGTTATCCAGAAGAATGATCTGAAGTTTTCGGCGAGGTTGGTACACTCTTTTTTGTGTAAGGAGTTGATGACAAGCAAGAGACATGAGAAGTGGTTCACTTTCGCTAGGAGACCTCTGCGTTTTGGATTGCAAGAGTATCATGCTGTCACTGGTCTGAAAGTGAAGCGAGAGAATAACAGTGGGCTAGTGACATGGAAAGACGATAATGGTTTTTGGAGCAAGCAGATAAAGAcaaatggaaaaataaatttgcaGATCATAAAAAAGAAGCATTTGGAAGAGAGCAATACCTGGACTTGGGTTGATAGGGTGAGACTGATATATCTTTGCGTTATTATGGGTGTGGTGATGGGAAAGGATGAGAAGGTGAATATCCCGCATCTGTACATGAAGTTGGCGatggatttggagaagcttcggAATTATCCATGGGGTCTGTATTCGTTTGATTTCCTTCTGAAGCAAATTGATAAAACAAGGCATAAATTAGAGCAGAAAGAGGGGTATCTGATGGAAGGATTCTTGTTTGGTTTCCAAATTTGGATAATGGAAGCTGTTCCTGCTTTAGGAGAGATTTGTGGCACAAAAGTCAGTAAAGATTTTACAGGTCCACTGTGTGGTAATTGGAGAGGATGTGCAAAATGTTCTTATGAAGATATCATTGGCGTTGAGAACTTATTCCCAGAAAAC GGAATTTTGCATTCATTCATGGAATCCCACATAGATGGAGTGGTCCTTTTGGCAACTGATTTTGTACAGAAGGATGAGAAGAAAGATGAAAGAGTAGATCGTATTTTAGATATGATCAATAGTAAACATGATTGGAACAATCATGTTTGGGGAGTAAAAGAAGGTACGAACTCTGAATTTGAGGAATCTGGCGAAGAGAAAGGAGAGGATCAAACAGCTGATACTGAGAGAGGTGAAAATAGTCATGTTGCAGGGAATGTTGATGGCACAGCTGATGTTTCGGGAAGAAACAAGAGAAAGCATGCAGACCGAGGAGCAGAGTCAAGGAAAAAGAATGTTTTGTGCCACCTAGCTGCTTCATCAAAAGGAAATATTGACACAGATATGAAAAATTTCTTGGAGGATCTGGTACAAGCTTCTTTTACTGCTTTTGGGGAGAAATTCTGTCAGCAGTTCTCGGACAGGTTGGGTAAGATTGAGACTGAGGTTACACAACTCAGGACAGCTTCAGAGAGAACTGAGCAATTTGAGACCGTTGTAACCGACAGATTGGGGAAAATTGAGGCTGAGGTTACACAGCTCAGGACAAGTTTAGTGGTGACTGAATTGGTGGGAAAGAGTGATCAAGCAAGCGGTCCTAGCTTGACCAAAATCAACAGTGGTCCTAGCACCAGCAAAAAAGGAACTGCTCCAACAAAGAAAAAG GCTGTAAAAAACCAAGAGTTAAAGACTGCTGATTCGTGTGTCAATTTACCTCGTGCAAAAGTTACTCAATCATCAGCTAGTGATCTTCGTATGGGTACACAAGAGTTTTTGGAAAGTTGCATGAAGAACCTTCCATTAGACACATTTGTGAAAGGTTTGAATCCTTCTCAAGCTAAAGTCGAAGATTCATTGGATTGGTTGGAACTTCCTAAATCATTGAAGAAGCCAACAGATTCATTGGAACTTCAAAAATCATTGAAGAAGCCAGCGGTCCGATTAGATGACCGAGATATAGAGCTAGACGGCGAAAATTTCCCTGATCGCTGCTTGGTGTTTGTGCATCCTACAGATTTTAAGAAGATGCAGGACTGGCAAGATACACGAAC AGCTATACAGATTGGTCCTTCTATGTTAGACGGTGATCTAGCCGGACGTATTATGTCTGCCAGCAGTTGGCTTAAAAACTAC GAAATTGATGCTATAATGTATGTTTTCCGGGAAAGAACAACATTGAAACGATGGAACGTAGATCGTGTTGCTTTCATGACATGCGTCTTCAGCGACCTCATTGCTAAGGATTACCAGAATTTCTGTAAGGGAATTAAAAAATACACTATGGATCCATTACTACTGCAATACGGTAAAGGTGAACTGCCTTCCCATGGAAGAACACAAATGTTGTGGAATGTCGATGTGGATCGGATGTACGTTCCTGTCTGGGTCAATTGCAACCATTGGATTGCTTTATGCATCAGTTTTGTGACTAGGAATATCCAGGTGTTTGACTGCgggggtaaaaaaaaaatcaaggaaGTGGAAGCTTTCGCGCAGCTTATTCCTCGGATTGTCAAGGCCGTGCAGTCATTGACAATACAGAAGCATCTCCACATCACTCCGTACAATGTTTCCTATGTACCTATGAGTGGTCTTAACCGACTTCAATGTCATTGTGGTGTGTACACTATAAAACACATCGAATGCCACGTGCTTGGGTTGGACATATTTATGGTGAATGATGAGAACATCTGGGGAGCTCGGATAAAGATTATGTGGGATCTATGGGAAGCAGCTAATGATCTAGAACTGATTGAGAGAATGTCAAAGTATGAACCTATTAAGTGTAGTAAGCCTGCCGAGTatgttgagattgatgatttatga
- the LOC103842664 gene encoding uncharacterized protein LOC103842664: MKIFSWVQRRLSGKKHESASDSSQESSGLALSKDLQSWPQDEETFLAIGTLGNNIISKEEEEEDTDSSKDLTATNTDVSIGKKKSISFLLKKMFVCTSGFKTPPPLLDLSRDSLPNTRMEKMLRTILNKKIHPQRSNAIAKKYLENHKIIDEARSSVDVKKWVKTDSEYIVLEM; the protein is encoded by the exons ATGAAg ATTTTTAGTTGGGTTCAAAGAAGACTTAGTGGAAAGAAGCATGAGTCAGCTTCAGATTCTT ctcaaGAATCATCAGGGCTTGCTTTGAGTAAAGATCTCCAAAGTTGGCCTCAAGATGAAGAAACCTTCTTAGCCATTGGAACACTTGGAAACAATATCATCTCcaaggaagaggaggaagaagacacAGATTCTAGCAAAGATCTCACTGCCACTAATACAGATGTTAGTATTGGAAAGAAGAAGTCGATCTCTTTTCTTCTCAAGAAGATGTTTGTTTGCACAAGTGGCTTCAAAACTCCACCTCCTCTTCTTGATTTGTCTAGAGATTCATTGCCTAATACAAGAATGGAAAAG ATGCTAAGGACAATACTCAACAAGAAGATACATCCACAACGTTCAAATGCTATAGCAAAGAAGTATTTGGAGAATCATAAGATTATAGATGAAGCTCGTTCAAGTGTCGACGTCAAGAAATGGGTCAAGACAGATTCTGAAT ATATTGTCTTGGAGATGTAG